A single genomic interval of Chloroherpetonaceae bacterium harbors:
- a CDS encoding pyridoxal phosphate-dependent aminotransferase family protein — protein sequence MESRETNSAAQPDVQVNGNSAVSTPPKLKDLFQKCYDFTIADEVKAKGLYPYFRPLEENEGPVVTIEGRKIIMAGSNNYLGLTADPRVKEAAKKAIDKYGTSCSGSRYLTGTVKLHVELEEKLAEFFGTEDCMLVSTGFQAGQAIIPTLVQGRNEYVVSDKDNHACIVVANLMARGATANVERYKHNDMQDLERVLQKLPLEAPKLIATDGVFSVSGAIVNLPEVVRLAKKYNARVMVDDAHAVGVIGKGGRGTASEFGLEKEVDLTMGTFSKSFASLGGFIVGERAVINYLRHHAPALIFSASPTAASVAAALKALEIMQQEPERIERLIKNATRVREGLKSLGFRLMDARTAIVSVIIGDQDKTLLFWRKLYDAGIFVNAFVRPGVMPGYEMLRTSYMSTHEEWHLDKIVTEFGRIGKELGII from the coding sequence ATGGAAAGTCGTGAAACCAATAGCGCCGCACAGCCCGATGTGCAGGTGAACGGTAACAGTGCCGTTTCAACGCCACCGAAGCTCAAAGACTTGTTTCAAAAGTGCTATGACTTCACGATTGCAGACGAAGTCAAGGCTAAAGGACTATATCCCTACTTTCGTCCGCTGGAAGAAAACGAAGGTCCAGTCGTAACGATTGAAGGGCGGAAAATCATCATGGCTGGCTCCAACAACTACTTGGGGCTAACGGCTGACCCACGCGTAAAGGAAGCGGCAAAGAAAGCAATTGATAAATACGGCACAAGCTGCTCAGGTTCACGATATCTGACAGGCACGGTCAAGCTGCACGTGGAGCTGGAGGAAAAGCTGGCAGAGTTCTTCGGCACCGAAGATTGTATGCTGGTTAGCACAGGCTTTCAGGCAGGACAAGCCATTATTCCAACGCTGGTTCAAGGACGCAATGAGTATGTGGTCAGTGACAAGGATAACCATGCCTGCATTGTTGTGGCAAACTTAATGGCACGCGGCGCTACAGCGAATGTGGAGCGATACAAGCACAACGATATGCAAGACTTGGAGCGCGTGCTGCAGAAACTGCCACTGGAAGCACCCAAGCTCATTGCAACTGATGGTGTGTTTTCTGTCTCGGGTGCAATTGTCAACTTGCCTGAGGTGGTGCGTTTAGCGAAGAAATACAACGCTCGCGTAATGGTTGATGATGCCCATGCCGTAGGTGTAATTGGCAAAGGCGGCCGAGGCACGGCATCGGAGTTTGGTTTAGAAAAGGAGGTTGACCTAACGATGGGCACATTTTCAAAGAGCTTTGCCTCGCTGGGAGGGTTCATAGTGGGCGAGCGAGCGGTCATTAACTACCTTCGCCATCATGCACCTGCGCTGATTTTTAGCGCCTCACCTACGGCTGCAAGCGTTGCAGCTGCACTGAAGGCACTTGAAATTATGCAGCAAGAGCCAGAACGCATTGAACGGCTTATTAAGAATGCAACGCGTGTGCGTGAGGGCTTAAAGTCGCTTGGTTTCCGGCTAATGGACGCTCGCACCGCAATTGTCTCCGTGATTATTGGCGACCAAGATAAGACTCTGCTCTTCTGGCGCAAGCTCTATGATGCAGGAATTTTCGTCAATGCTTTTGTGCGTCCTGGTGTGATGCCCGGCTACGAGATGCTGCGCACCAGTTACATGTCCACGCACGAAGAATGGCACTTGGATAAGATTGTAACAGAATTTGGCAGAATTGGAAAAGAATTAGGCATCATCTGA
- a CDS encoding DUF4159 domain-containing protein: MTRREFLARLAVGAAAVTLSPLANAVASQFERRRKDFVFTRLQYASGNWDTDQRMPYNLLNSLIEYTTIEVDTREKIVSLDSPALFDSPFCYLSGHKLVQFTTKERENFEKYVRNGGFVFVDDCNHDIDGLFARSFEAQMAAIFGQGALRKIPNSHKLYSAFFKFENGPPTTSFELNGWGDDLVHDYLKAIEINGRIGVLYSNKDYGCEWDYDFRNKRWLAEDNTKFGVNIILYAMTA; the protein is encoded by the coding sequence ATGACGCGAAGAGAATTTTTAGCAAGGCTTGCCGTAGGCGCTGCGGCAGTTACGCTCTCGCCACTGGCAAATGCAGTTGCCTCACAGTTCGAGCGGCGACGGAAAGATTTTGTCTTTACGCGCCTCCAATACGCTTCAGGCAACTGGGACACTGACCAGCGGATGCCATACAACCTGCTTAACTCACTCATTGAATACACAACCATTGAAGTAGATACCCGAGAGAAAATCGTCTCGCTCGATAGCCCTGCTTTATTTGACTCACCGTTTTGTTACTTGAGTGGACATAAGCTTGTGCAGTTTACAACCAAAGAGCGTGAGAATTTCGAGAAGTATGTGCGAAACGGTGGTTTCGTGTTTGTCGACGACTGCAACCACGATATTGATGGGCTTTTTGCCAGATCATTTGAAGCGCAGATGGCTGCTATCTTTGGGCAAGGCGCACTTAGGAAAATTCCGAACTCGCACAAGCTCTACTCCGCCTTCTTCAAGTTTGAAAACGGCCCGCCCACAACCTCCTTCGAACTGAACGGCTGGGGCGATGACCTTGTACACGATTACCTCAAAGCAATTGAAATCAACGGACGCATTGGCGTGCTATACAGCAACAAAGACTACGGCTGCGAATGGGATTATGACTTTCGCAACAAACGCTGGCTTGCTGAAGACAACACCAAGTTTGGCGTAAACATCATTCTCTATGCAATGACGGCATAG